The following proteins come from a genomic window of Candidatus Eisenbacteria bacterium:
- a CDS encoding carbohydrate ABC transporter permease produces the protein MTRRQKLTTYAVVVPFAIFLAFPFYFALVTMFKTNLDLANVENSPYVYNDVEGNFHWDFWNFATFEHVTFLFEETNYPRWLLNTALVGLAVVAITLALAMPAGYALARLAGGWGQSAGVAIFLVYLIPPTLLFLPLSRLITQLDLKDSLWSLILIYPSFTVPFATWLLMGFFKTIPQELEDAALIDGASRLKAFAVIVLPISLPGILTVVIFAFSLCVNEFIYAFTFISSSEQRTVSAGVPNDLIRGDVFFWQSLMAAVLIPAIPLALLYNAFLDRFIKGFTGGAFR, from the coding sequence GCTGACGACGTATGCCGTGGTGGTGCCCTTTGCGATCTTCCTCGCATTCCCCTTCTACTTCGCCCTCGTGACGATGTTCAAGACGAACCTCGACCTCGCGAACGTCGAGAACTCGCCCTATGTCTACAACGACGTCGAGGGCAACTTCCACTGGGACTTCTGGAACTTCGCGACGTTCGAGCACGTCACATTCCTGTTCGAGGAGACGAACTACCCCCGCTGGCTCCTCAACACCGCTCTCGTCGGGCTCGCCGTGGTCGCCATCACGTTGGCGCTCGCCATGCCGGCGGGATACGCGCTCGCGCGGCTCGCGGGCGGCTGGGGCCAGAGCGCGGGCGTCGCGATCTTCCTCGTCTACCTCATTCCCCCCACGTTGCTCTTCCTCCCGCTCTCGCGGCTGATTACCCAGCTCGATCTCAAGGACTCGCTGTGGTCACTCATCTTGATCTACCCGTCGTTCACCGTGCCGTTCGCCACGTGGCTGCTGATGGGCTTCTTCAAGACGATCCCGCAGGAGCTCGAGGACGCGGCACTGATCGACGGCGCGTCACGTTTGAAGGCCTTTGCGGTGATCGTCCTCCCGATCTCGCTGCCGGGGATCCTGACCGTCGTGATCTTCGCGTTCTCGCTGTGCGTCAACGAATTCATCTACGCATTCACGTTTATCTCGAGCTCGGAGCAGCGGACGGTCTCCGCCGGCGTCCCGAACGACCTGATCCGCGGCGATGTCTTCTTCTGGCAGTCCTTGATGGCTGCGGTGCTCATCCCGGCGATTCCGCT